The proteins below are encoded in one region of Silene latifolia isolate original U9 population chromosome 2, ASM4854445v1, whole genome shotgun sequence:
- the LOC141641011 gene encoding uncharacterized protein LOC141641011, with protein MCRALRLTHLCFADDLLMFCRGDKHSICTILRAFATFSRASGLVVNREKSDIYFNVMSNEDRLYVMRVSGFREGTFPFRYLGIPISYKRMAARDCSRLVERVVMRIRGWGARKLSSAGRLVLVQSVLSQLLGKYVWWLALKADHLWIRYVNHMYIKDKNWLDYVPTSSSSWTWRKLCQVKEQFKPAYCNGQWRTNAGRYTISEGYSWLQGDQAKVSWHPVILNRFNVPKHSFIGCLAIQGRLMTKDRLVRFGVIQDSTCDMCLVQPEDQPHLLYHCRFSKQCWALLTDWLGIDMPGSGIIEWCTSRRCRSLMKKRIVNAAILALVYQLWMVRNVCRVDGFLPFPSAVVKNVQDLSQSRGQNWNWTSKYQCMSWFPWM; from the coding sequence ATGTGTAGAGCACTTAGGTTGACTCATCTGTGCTTTGCAGATGATCTCCTAATGTTTTGCAGGGGGGATAAACATTCTATTTGCACTATTCTGAGAGCTTTTGCTACATTTTCTCGGGCTTCTGGGCTGGTTGTGAATAGAGAGAAATCAGATATTTACTTTAATGTCATGAGTAATGAGGATAGACTGTATGTGATGAGAGTGTCAGGATTCAGAGAAGGTACTTTTCCCTTCAGGTATCTTGGGATTCCCATTTCTTATAAGAGAATGGCTGCTAGGGATTGTTCCAGGCTTGTGGAGAGGGTGGTTATGAGAATACGTGGATGGGGAGCTAGAAAGCTCAGCTCTGCAGGGCGTCTTGTACTTGTTCAGTCTGTTCTTTCCCAGCTGTTGGGCAAATATGTATGGTGGCTAGCACTGAAGGCAGATCATCTGTGGATTCGATATGTAAATCATATGTACATTAAAGACAAGAACTGGCTGGATTATGTACCTACCTCTAGCTCTAGCTGGACATGGAGAAAGCTCTGCCAGGTCAAGGAACAATTTAAACCTGCTTACTGTAATGGTCAGTGGAGGACTAATGCAGGGAGGTATACTATTTCTGAGGGCTATTCTTGGCTTCAAGGTGATCAGGCTAAGGTTTCTTGGCATCCTGTTATTTTGAATCGTTTCAATGTGCCAAAGCATTCGTTTATTGGTTGCCTGGCTATCCAAGGTAGACTCATGACTAAGGATAGACTAGTGCGTTTTGGTGTTATTCAGGATAGTACCTGTGACATGTGTCTGGTGCAGCCTGAAGACCAGCCCCATTTGCTCTACCATTGCAGGTTCAGCAAACAATGCTGGGCATTGCTCACTGACTGGTTAGGTATTGATATGCCTGGTAGTGGGATTATTGAATGGTGCACCTCACGGAGATGTAGATCTTTAATGAAAAAAAGGATTGTCAATGCTGCCATATTGGCCTTGGTTTATCAGTTGTGGATGGTACGCAATGTATGCAGGGTGGATGGTTTTCTCCCGTTTCCTTCAGCTGTTGTCAAGAATGTGCAGGATCTTTCGCAGAGTAGAGGTCAAAACTGGAATTGGACTTCTAAGTATCAGTGTATGAGCTGGTTCCCGTGGATGTAA